The Elaeis guineensis isolate ETL-2024a chromosome 13, EG11, whole genome shotgun sequence genome includes a region encoding these proteins:
- the LOC105056282 gene encoding serine/threonine-protein kinase BLUS1 isoform X1, with product MEHEFEKRFPTNPRDYKLYEEVGEGVSASVYRALCIPLNEIVAIKVLDLEKCNNDLDGIRREVQTMSLIDHPNVLRAHCSFTAGHNLWVVMPYMAGGSALHIMKSAYSEGFEEPVIATLLREVLKALVYLHSHGHIHRDVKAGNILIDGNGAVKLADFGVSACMFDTGDRQRSRNTFVGTPCWMAPEVMQQLHGYDFKADIWSFGITALELAHGHAPFSKYPPMKVLLMTLQNAPPGLDYERDKRFSKSFKEMVATCLVKDPKKRPTSEKLLKHPFFKQARSNEYLVRTILDGLSPLGDRFEALKGKEANFLLQNKAVSGDKEQLSQQEYIRGISAWNFNLEDLKTQAALIESSDEIVHSEDVDNNHKLKDDRNGVDFSQQVLSSERANHYSIMTSEGGPEHIQDLEGPFSSAFPIHPLQALKGCFDVCEDDTSATSPDWKGQSTSESILPLQQSLQEEDVRTCRCNGENLESSSSVPTDINIVGRQKFSSGSLLPEHVLSPYRNNSGHIDRDDLQWKCQPERNHSGPLLYRQMKDPHNVISATSCEESSEGKIVQRKGRFKIMSADVGPKVSPVANCVVNPVGGAPTKSTVGTASLLPTLQFLLQQNAMQKEQLMKLIKWVEQTSGCQTSICDVGTSDLPQLSLASSRERELQAYLAHLQQSIGKLGEEVQRLKLRNAQAS from the exons ATGGAACATGAATTTGAGAAGAGATTTCCAACTAATCCTAGAGACTACAAGTTGTATGAGGAAGTCGGAGAAGGTGTCAGTGCCAGTGTGTACAGGGCTCTCTGTATTCCACTTAATGAGATAGTTGCTATCAAGGTTCTTGACCTTGAGAAGTGCAATAATGACCTG GATGGAATAAGGCGTGAAGTGCAAACTATGAGCTTGATTGATCATCCAAATGTCCTACGAGCTCATTGCTCTTTCACAGCAGGTCACAATCTATGGGTCGTGATGCCTTACATGGCTGGGGGATCTGCCCTTCATATAATGAAATCTGCTTATTCAGAAGGTTTTGAGGAGCCAGTTATTGCAACTCTTCTACGTGAAGTTCTTAAAGCTCTTGTTTATCTCCATTCTCACGGGCATATCCACAGAGATGTTAAG GCTGGCAATATCTTAATTGATGGTAATGGAGCTGTTAAACTAGCAGACTTTGGTGTCTCAGCATGCATGTTTGATACTGGAGATAGGCAAAGGTCACGAAATACATTCGTGGGGACTCCATGCTG GATGGCTCCTGAAGTAATGCAACAGCTACATGGATATGATTTTAA AGCAGACATTTGGTCGTTTGGCATTACTGCATTAGAACTTGCCCATGGTCATGCTCCATTTTCCAAATATCCTCCAATGAAG GTGTTGCTCATGACCTTACAAAATGCACCTCCAGGTCTTGACTATGAAAGGGACAAAAGATTCTCAAAG TCTTTTAAAGAGATGGTAGCTACCTGCTTAGTGAAGGATCCGAAGAAGCGCCCCACATCAGAAAAGCTTTTGAAGCATCCTTTCTTCAAACAAGCTCGTTCAAATGAATATCTAGTGCGGACTATACTTGATGGCCTGTCTCCACTTGGTGATCGTTTTGAGGCACTGAAG GGAAAAGAAGCCAATTTTCTTCTACAGAATAAGGCTGTTTCTGGCGATAAGGAACAATTGTCTCAG CAAGAATACATACGTGGAATCAGTGCTTGGAACTTTAATCTGGAGGACTTGAAAACTCAGGCTGCTCTT ATTGAGTCTTCAGATGAGATAGTCCACTCAGAAGATGTAGATAATAACCACAAGCTAAAGGATGATCGTAATGGTGTTGATTTTTCACAACAGGTTCTGTCATCTGAAAGGGCTAACCATTATAGCATCATGACTTCTGAG GGTGGACCAGAACATATTCAAGATTTGGAAGGTCCATTTTCCTCCGCATTTCCTATTCATCCTCTTCAGGCACTCAA AGGTTGTTTTGATGTTTGTGAGGACGATACTAGTGCTACCAGTCCTGATTGGAAGGGGCAGTCAACTTCAGAATCCATACTCCCATTGCAGCAGTCATTACAGGAGGAAGATGTCAGAACTTGCAGGTGTAATGGTGAAAATCTGGAAAGTAGTAGTTCTGTACCCACAGATATCAACATTGTTGGACGCCAGAAATTCTCAAGTGGTTCCCTTTTACCAGAGCATGTTCTTTCACCTTATAGAAATAATAGTGGGCATATTGACAG GGATGATTTACAGTGGAAATGCCAGCCTGAAAGGAATCATAGTGGTCCCTTGTTATACCGCCAAATGAAAGATCCACATAATGTTATATCTG CAACTTCATGTGAAGAATCATCAGAAGGAAAAATTGTCCAACGTAAGGGGCGGTTCAAGATTATGTCTGCTGATGTGGGTCCCAAG GTATCTCCGGTAGCAAACTGTGTGGTCAATCCAGTAGGTGGAGCACCAACAAAATCTACAGTCGGCACTGCTTCACTTCTTCCAACGTTGCAATTTTTATTGCAGCAAAATGCTATGCAAAAG GAACAATTGATGAAATTGATCAAGTGGGTGGAGCAAACATCTG
- the LOC105056282 gene encoding uncharacterized protein isoform X2: MSLIDHPNVLRAHCSFTAGHNLWVVMPYMAGGSALHIMKSAYSEGFEEPVIATLLREVLKALVYLHSHGHIHRDVKAGNILIDGNGAVKLADFGVSACMFDTGDRQRSRNTFVGTPCWMAPEVMQQLHGYDFKADIWSFGITALELAHGHAPFSKYPPMKVLLMTLQNAPPGLDYERDKRFSKSFKEMVATCLVKDPKKRPTSEKLLKHPFFKQARSNEYLVRTILDGLSPLGDRFEALKGKEANFLLQNKAVSGDKEQLSQQEYIRGISAWNFNLEDLKTQAALIESSDEIVHSEDVDNNHKLKDDRNGVDFSQQVLSSERANHYSIMTSEGGPEHIQDLEGPFSSAFPIHPLQALKGCFDVCEDDTSATSPDWKGQSTSESILPLQQSLQEEDVRTCRCNGENLESSSSVPTDINIVGRQKFSSGSLLPEHVLSPYRNNSGHIDRDDLQWKCQPERNHSGPLLYRQMKDPHNVISATSCEESSEGKIVQRKGRFKIMSADVGPKVSPVANCVVNPVGGAPTKSTVGTASLLPTLQFLLQQNAMQKEQLMKLIKWVEQTSGCQTSICDVGTSDLPQLSLASSRERELQAYLAHLQQSIGKLGEEVQRLKLRNAQAS; encoded by the exons ATGAGCTTGATTGATCATCCAAATGTCCTACGAGCTCATTGCTCTTTCACAGCAGGTCACAATCTATGGGTCGTGATGCCTTACATGGCTGGGGGATCTGCCCTTCATATAATGAAATCTGCTTATTCAGAAGGTTTTGAGGAGCCAGTTATTGCAACTCTTCTACGTGAAGTTCTTAAAGCTCTTGTTTATCTCCATTCTCACGGGCATATCCACAGAGATGTTAAG GCTGGCAATATCTTAATTGATGGTAATGGAGCTGTTAAACTAGCAGACTTTGGTGTCTCAGCATGCATGTTTGATACTGGAGATAGGCAAAGGTCACGAAATACATTCGTGGGGACTCCATGCTG GATGGCTCCTGAAGTAATGCAACAGCTACATGGATATGATTTTAA AGCAGACATTTGGTCGTTTGGCATTACTGCATTAGAACTTGCCCATGGTCATGCTCCATTTTCCAAATATCCTCCAATGAAG GTGTTGCTCATGACCTTACAAAATGCACCTCCAGGTCTTGACTATGAAAGGGACAAAAGATTCTCAAAG TCTTTTAAAGAGATGGTAGCTACCTGCTTAGTGAAGGATCCGAAGAAGCGCCCCACATCAGAAAAGCTTTTGAAGCATCCTTTCTTCAAACAAGCTCGTTCAAATGAATATCTAGTGCGGACTATACTTGATGGCCTGTCTCCACTTGGTGATCGTTTTGAGGCACTGAAG GGAAAAGAAGCCAATTTTCTTCTACAGAATAAGGCTGTTTCTGGCGATAAGGAACAATTGTCTCAG CAAGAATACATACGTGGAATCAGTGCTTGGAACTTTAATCTGGAGGACTTGAAAACTCAGGCTGCTCTT ATTGAGTCTTCAGATGAGATAGTCCACTCAGAAGATGTAGATAATAACCACAAGCTAAAGGATGATCGTAATGGTGTTGATTTTTCACAACAGGTTCTGTCATCTGAAAGGGCTAACCATTATAGCATCATGACTTCTGAG GGTGGACCAGAACATATTCAAGATTTGGAAGGTCCATTTTCCTCCGCATTTCCTATTCATCCTCTTCAGGCACTCAA AGGTTGTTTTGATGTTTGTGAGGACGATACTAGTGCTACCAGTCCTGATTGGAAGGGGCAGTCAACTTCAGAATCCATACTCCCATTGCAGCAGTCATTACAGGAGGAAGATGTCAGAACTTGCAGGTGTAATGGTGAAAATCTGGAAAGTAGTAGTTCTGTACCCACAGATATCAACATTGTTGGACGCCAGAAATTCTCAAGTGGTTCCCTTTTACCAGAGCATGTTCTTTCACCTTATAGAAATAATAGTGGGCATATTGACAG GGATGATTTACAGTGGAAATGCCAGCCTGAAAGGAATCATAGTGGTCCCTTGTTATACCGCCAAATGAAAGATCCACATAATGTTATATCTG CAACTTCATGTGAAGAATCATCAGAAGGAAAAATTGTCCAACGTAAGGGGCGGTTCAAGATTATGTCTGCTGATGTGGGTCCCAAG GTATCTCCGGTAGCAAACTGTGTGGTCAATCCAGTAGGTGGAGCACCAACAAAATCTACAGTCGGCACTGCTTCACTTCTTCCAACGTTGCAATTTTTATTGCAGCAAAATGCTATGCAAAAG GAACAATTGATGAAATTGATCAAGTGGGTGGAGCAAACATCTG